A region of Streptomyces halobius DNA encodes the following proteins:
- a CDS encoding NAD(P)-binding domain-containing protein, with product MNAPTAVLPTVVIGAGPIGLASAAHLIERGIEPLVLEAGPSAGSAVREWSHVRLFSPWAEVVDPAAEKLLAPTGWTRPDGATYPSGGDWAEYYLQPLADALGDRVRFGTRVTGVSRAGRDRVVDAGREDQPFTVYVHNADGTEERITARAVIDASGTWTTPGPLGGDGLPALGERTAADRISYRVPDLNDPAVRARYAGKRTAVIGSGASAFTALASLADLAKDAPGTHAVWILRRGISGSTFGGGEADQLPARGALGLRAKAAVEAGHASAVTGFRTSAVERDGEQLVLVAEDGSSLDAVEEVIVLTGFRPDLTFLSEVRLGLDERLQAPTELAPLIDPNVHSCGTVYPHGVGELSHPEKGMYLVGMKSYGRAPTFLAMTGYEQVRSIAAALAGDQEAAERVELTLPETGVCGGAGLFDEPEADQADGGGCCAAPAALQIGLGAPASSGGC from the coding sequence GTGAACGCGCCCACTGCCGTCCTGCCCACCGTGGTGATCGGCGCCGGTCCCATCGGCCTGGCATCCGCCGCCCACCTCATCGAGCGCGGCATCGAACCGCTCGTCCTGGAAGCCGGCCCCAGCGCGGGAAGCGCCGTACGCGAATGGAGCCACGTACGGCTGTTCTCCCCCTGGGCCGAGGTCGTCGACCCGGCCGCCGAGAAGCTCCTTGCCCCCACCGGCTGGACCCGACCCGACGGCGCCACCTACCCCTCCGGCGGCGACTGGGCCGAGTACTACCTCCAGCCGCTGGCCGACGCCCTCGGCGACAGGGTCCGCTTCGGCACCCGCGTCACCGGCGTCTCCCGCGCCGGACGCGACCGCGTCGTCGACGCAGGCCGCGAGGACCAACCCTTCACCGTCTACGTGCACAACGCCGACGGCACCGAGGAGCGCATCACGGCCCGCGCCGTCATCGACGCCTCCGGCACCTGGACCACCCCCGGCCCACTGGGCGGCGACGGACTCCCCGCCCTCGGCGAGCGCACCGCCGCCGACCGCATCTCCTACCGCGTCCCCGACCTCAACGACCCCGCCGTACGCGCCCGCTACGCCGGCAAGCGCACCGCCGTCATCGGCTCCGGCGCCTCCGCCTTCACCGCCCTCGCCTCCCTCGCCGACCTCGCCAAGGACGCCCCCGGCACCCACGCCGTCTGGATCCTGCGGCGCGGCATCAGCGGCAGCACCTTCGGCGGCGGCGAAGCCGACCAGCTCCCCGCCCGCGGCGCCCTCGGCCTGCGCGCCAAGGCCGCCGTGGAAGCCGGCCACGCCTCCGCTGTCACCGGCTTCCGCACCTCCGCCGTCGAACGCGACGGCGAGCAGCTGGTCCTGGTCGCTGAGGATGGCAGCAGCCTTGACGCGGTTGAGGAGGTCATCGTGCTCACCGGCTTCCGGCCCGACCTGACCTTCCTGTCCGAGGTCCGCCTCGGCCTCGACGAGCGCCTCCAGGCTCCCACCGAGCTGGCCCCGCTGATCGACCCCAACGTCCACTCCTGCGGCACTGTCTACCCCCACGGCGTGGGCGAGCTCTCCCACCCCGAGAAGGGCATGTACCTGGTAGGCATGAAGTCCTACGGCCGAGCCCCGACGTTCCTGGCCATGACCGGCTACGAGCAGGTCCGCTCCATCGCCGCCGCCTTGGCGGGCGATCAGGAGGCGGCCGAGCGCGTCGAACTAACCCTGCCGGAGACGGGAGTGTGTGGCGGCGCTGGCCTCTTCGACGAGCCCGAGGCCGACCAGGCCGACGGCGGAGGCTGCTGCGCGGCCCCGGCCGCCCTCCAGATCGGCCTCGGTGCCCCTGCCTCCTCGGGTGGCTGCTGA